The DNA region GGCCCGACACGCGCAGCGTCACGTCGATGCGCGGCCGGTCGAGCATCGCCAGCGGCAATATCTCGATCCCCGTCACCCGCTCCGACGCCATGTCCCACACTGGCTTGGCCCCCAGCAGGTGCAGCGCCATGGCGAACTCCTCGCCCGCCGTGCGCATCGTCGCCGATCCCCATAGATCGACCACCAATCCGCGCGGATAATCGCCCTGATCCTGCAAATGCCGCCGCACCAGTTCCTCCGCCAGCCGCACGCCCTGCGCATAGGCTGCGCGAGACGGCACGGCGCGCGGGTCGATGGCGTAGAGGTTGCGCCCGGTCGGCAGAACATCGGCGCGCCCGCGATAGGGCGAACCCGATGGACCGGGCGCCACGCGTCGTCCGTCGAGCGCGGCGAGCAGCCCTGCCCGCTCGCCCGCGCCATGTTCGCCGCGACCGAAGATATGCAGCCCGTCGCCGAACTGGCTTTCCTTGATGTCGCACACGAAGCGGTCGATGCGCGTGATCGCTTCGGCCAGCGACACCGCCCGGTCCAGCCCCAGTTCCGCCTCCAGCCCCAACACGCGCGCTTCATCGCGGATCGCGCCTCGCAGTCGGTCGCGGCGGGCCGGGTCCAGCCCGTCGGCGTTGGAAAATTCGTCCAGCAGCGCCTCGATCCCATGCAATCCCGCGCCGCTCTGCGTCTGAACCAATGGCGGCGGGACGTGGCCGATGGTGACGGCGGCGATGCGCCGCTTGGCCTGCGCGGCTTCGCCCGGATCGTTGACGATGAAGGGGTAGATGACCGGCGTGGCACCGATCAGCGCTTCGGGCCAGCAGGTGTCCGACAGCGCCACCGCCTTGCCCGGCAACCATTCCAGCGTGCCATGCGCACCGATATGGACGATCGCGTCGATTCCCTGCGCGCGCAGCCAGAGGTAGAAGGCGACATAGGCATGGCGCGGGCAGCGGGACAGATCATGATAGTCGGCGTCGCGATCCGCCGACCGGCCCCGTTCGGGCTGGAGCGCGACGAGGATATGGCCCATCGCGATCGCCGGGAACCGGAATACAACGTCCTGCACTGCCGGATCGTCTTGCGGCTCCCCCCACGCCTCCGCCAGGTCGGCGCGTAGCGTGTCCGGCAGGGTCGCGAGCGCTGCTTGATACGCCTCCAGCGGCCAGTCCAGCCAAACCTTATCCAATGCGGTGACGGGCGGTCTGTTTGCGCCCAATATGTAGCCTGCGTCGGACAGGTCGGTCAGCATCGCCTCCGCCGAAGCGAGCGCGTCCAGTCCCACGGCATGGGCCATCTGATAGGCTTTGCCCGGATAGGTGGACAGCAGGAGTGCCACGCGGCGCGCCTGTGCGGGCTTGCGCGCCAGGGCGATCCACGCCGCTACGCGATCGACGATCGCGGCGATCCGGGCGGGGTCGCCGCGATGGACGACATGGGAAAATTCCAGCGCGGCGTCGCGCGCGCTGGCTTCCTTGAAGCTGACGACCCCGGCGAAAAGCCGTCCGTCCACTTCGGGCATCACCACATGCATGGCGAGATCGGCGGGAGACAGGCCGCGCGGGGCCGCCTGCCAGTCGTCGCGCCGCGATGTCGCGAGCGCGATTTGAAAAACCGGCACGCCTGCGCCATCAAGCGGGGTATCGCCCGCTTCCCCCGCGCCGAAAAGGCGGTGGCGTTGATGATCGCAGCGGGGCCGAGTTGGGCGATCCACCGGGCGACCTGATCGCGCGCATCGGGCGCTTTGAGCGAGGGCACGAAGAGCGACAGCGCATCGCAGCCTTTTCGCGCGAGCGCCGCGTGGAGGCCGACGAAGGGGTCAAGGTCATGTGCGGTCAGATAGGCGCGGTAGAAGAGGATCAGGACGAGGGGGCGATCGGGGTTTCGCGCGATGCTTGCGGGATCGACCACGCCCTGTTCGGGGCACCAGCCGCCCATCATCGGCAGCGGCGCGTCCTGTGTCCCGAAGCGGTCGCCCAGGCCCGCCGCCATCGCGATCATCCCCAACGCCCCGCGCGCAGCGGACGCGCCGCCCATATCGCAGCAGCGGGTCATCTGCCGCAACAAGGGCGCCGGGATGGTGGATATGGCGTCGAGGCGTGGGTCGGCCCGTCCGTCGGCGGGCAGCACCGCCAGCGCGATGCCTTTGGTACGCGCCAGTAGTTCGACCTGTTGCAGGCCGTAGCTCCAATAGGGGGTGCCGCCGATCAGGCGGATCACTATCCCCTTGGCGTGCGACAGGGTGCGTTCGACATAGGTGTCGACCGATAGCGGATGGGTGAGCGCGGCCAGATTGGCGAGCCGCAGGGACGGCAGGGGCGCGCCGCCGACCGCCGCCACGTCATCGCGCGCCTGACGCCACGCTGCCGCGAAGGCGCTGAGGTCGCTGTCTGAAAAGGACAGGACGACAAGGTCGGAGGCGCTCTGCCCCAGATCCTGCGGGACGGCGCTTTCGTCCAGCCCGTGCGTTTCGCGGAATATGACGTGCATGGCGGCGGCTCAGCCCAGCAGCACCGCGCGAATGGCGTCCGGATCGATGTCGGCCCGTTCGGCGATGACGACCAACGTAGTGCCGCCCGCCTCGCCGGGTCGCCATGGCCGGTCATAATGATGGCGCACCCGCGCGCCGACCGCCTGCACCAGCAGGCGCATCGGCTTGCCCGCCACCGCGGCATAGCCCTTGACCCGCAAGATGCGATGGTCGCGGGCCAGCGTCTCGATCCGGGCGACGAGGTCGGCGGGGTCGGCGATCTCGCCCAGGTCGATGGTCAGGCTGTCGAAGTCGTCATGTTCATGATCGTCCTCGCCATCATGGTGGGACGGGCGGGCGGCGATGTCATCCTCCGCTGCGGCATCCAGCCCCAGGATCAGGCGCGGATCGATCACGCCGTCGATCAGTTCGATCACCGGGACCGGGCGTGGCGCCTCCGCCGCGATCAGCGCGCGGGCGGCGGCGACGCCCTCCGGTCCGGCCAGATCGCCCTTGGTCAGCAGCACCATGTCGGCACAGGCGAGTTGATCCTCGAACACTTCGGACAAAGGCGTTTCATGGTCGATACCCGGATCGGCGGCACGCTGCGCGTCGATGGCGGCTAGATCGGGCGCGAAGCGGCCTGCAGCGACCGCTTCGGCATCGGCCAGCGCGAGCACGCCATCCACGGTGATGCGGCTGCGGATCGCGGGCCAGTCGAACGCCTTGAGCAGAGGCTTGGGCAGCGCCAGTCCCGACGTCTCGATCAATATATGGTCGGGCCGCGGGTCGAGCGCGAGCAGCGTTTCGACGGTGGGAATGAAGTCGTCGGCTACGGTGCAGCAGATGCAGCCATTGGCGAGTTCGACGATATTTTCGGCCGGACAATCGGGAATGGCGCAGGATTGCAATATGTCGCCATCCACGCCCAGCGTGCCGAATTCATTGACCACTATGGCCAGACGGCGGCCGCCGGCATGGCGGATCAGATGGCTGATGAGCGTGGTTTTCCCCGCGCCCAGAAAGCCGGTGATGATGGTGACGGGCACCTTGCTGAGGTCGGACATGAACATCCCCGCGCGCCGAACGACGAAAGGCGGGGCGTACCGGCATGGCCGGTCGATGCGCGACGACGGGCGGGCGCGACGAGGCGTCCGTTACCACGCACCGATGCGGCCCCAGCCGCACAAGTTCGTCGCTCAGACGGAGAGTTACCGTGCCATGACCATCCCCTGGACCAAGGCAAGAGCGACCAAGCGCCGGCAGGTCTCCTGGCTTGCGGGTCACAGCTTGATGCACGCCTTCCCAGACCTGGCGCTTGCGCGCGTATCCAGTGGCTGCCCCAAGGAAAAGGGCATGTGCATCGCGCTATCCGCTTACAGTTGCAGGGACAGCCGCGGATTTGGCGGGTTGCCCCGCCGCACCGCATTCCCGATTAAGCCCCTTGCGGGGCACCGGCGCGATCATGAAGGGGCGGCAAGCCGACCCTTCGGCCGCCGCCATAGACCAAAGGATCGGCCAAGCCAATGACCCATGTCATGCCATCAGGCGCTGACCCTCACCTCGATCTCGTCAAAGCGTTTCCAGCGGTAGATGGCGAAGCTGACGATCCAGCATGCGATGAACAGGCCGATGATGGCAAAGCCCAGGCTGTTGAAATTCTCCCCCAGGTCCGCCGCGATCCGCCAGGGTGCGCCGGTGAAGCCCAGCTTGTCGCCGATCAGCGCCATCGCCTCTATCCCGCCGATGCCGATGGCGACCAGCGCGGAGATGAGCGTGATGGTGATGTTATAGTAGAGTTTGCGGATCGGCTTGACGAAGGCCCATTCATAAGCGCCCAGCATCACGACGCCATCGACCGTATCGATGAGCGCCATGCCCGCCGCGAACAGGGCCGGGAACACCAGCACCGTCCCGATTGACAGGCCGTCGGCGGCCTGGCTGGCGGAGAGACCCAGGATGGCGACCTCCGTCGCGGTGTCGAAGCCAAGGCCGAAGAGGAAGCCGAGCGGGGCCATGTGCCAGCTGCGGCTGATCAGCCGAAACACAGGGCGGAACAGGCGCGCCAATAGCCCGCGATTGCCGAGCAGCAGGTCCAGATCCTCCTCGACATAAGTGCCGCCCGCGCGGACATGGGCGAAGGTCTTCCACACCGATTGCAGGATGATGAGGTTCATCGCCGCGATCGTGAACAGGAACAAGGCCGATATGCCGGTCGCGACCACGCCGCCGACCTGCTTGAACGCGTCGAACTGCGACAGGGCGCTGGCCGTCAGGGCGATCGCGATGGCGGCGATGGTGATGATGCCCGAATGGCCGATCGCGAACCAGAAGCCGACGGTGATGGGGCGCTGACCGTCCTGCATCAGCTTGCGCGTCACATTGTCGATCGCCGCGATATGATCGGCATCGACCGCGTGGCGCAGCCCCAGCCCCCAGGCGAGCAGCGCCGTGCCGAGCATCAGCGGCTGGTCATGGAAGAGCGTCAGTGCCCAGGTCCAGGCCGCGACATTGGCGGCGACAAGCGCGCCGAGCAGCCAGGTGATCCGCCTCTTGAGCGGTCGTCTTACGGATATAGTCTCTGTCATCGTTCGTCCCCCGGCATTGTGCGACAGGGCGGGGGCGTGCCGTTTGCGAACGGTCGGCCACGCGCGGCGGCCGGATGCCAAGGGCGACCGACGCACGTATCCGATGCGGCCCCAGCCGCTCGTTCGTCGCTCAGACGGAGTTACCGTGCCACGGCCATCCCCTGGGCCAGGGCAAGAGCGACCAGACGCCGGCAGGTCTCCTGGCTCGCGGGTCACAGCTTGATGCACGCCTTCCCAGGCCTCGCAGGATTTAGCGTCCGGCCCAGTGGCTGCTCCTCCAAAAGAAGGAGCGATGTGCATCGCGCTATCCGCTTACAGTTGCAGGGACAGCCGCGGATTTGGCGGGTCGCCCCGCCGCACCGCATTCCCGATTAAGCCTCTTTCGAAGGCACCGGCGCGATCAGTCGGACGCCAACATGGGTCATCGTCCGGGTGGATGCATAGGAGAATGGGCGGGCCGTGCCAAGCCCGTTGGGGCGACCATGCCGCGCTTCAAAGCCGGTAGGCGGTCTGCGCCGTCCGGCGGAACAGGCGGTCCTTTTCGCTGGCCGACGCGCCCTGCACGATCCGCTTGAAGGCGTTCCAGGTCACGCCATAGGTGGCGACGCCTGCATTGGCGGGCCAGTTGCTTTCGAACATGCATCGCTCTGCGCCAAACAACTCTATGCAGCGTTCGACAAAGGGGCGCCATTGGGCGGCCAGCGCGAGCGATCCATGGCCGTTCGGGCTGTCTGACGGCTTGGGACCGAAGGGGCCAAGTCCGCCGAGTTTCATGAAGACGTTGGGACAGGTCGCCAGCGCAGTCATCGCCTTGTCCCAATCGGCCCGCACTTGCGCCTGCTGCCCGGCATAGGGACCGATGCCCAGGGGATTGCCGCAATGGTTGAGGATGATCCGCGTGCCGGGAAAGCGGCGGGCCAGCGCCGTCAGCGCAGGAATTTGCGGATGGAAGAGCCAGATGTCGAAGCTGAGGCCGAGCGGTTCGAGCGCCTTGAACCCTTCGAGAAAGGCCGGGTCGGACAGCAGATCCTTGTTCAGTCCCATGGCGGCAAGCGGCGCATAGGCGTCCCAGGCGATGGAATTGCGTATCCCCTTGAGCCGTCCGCCGCCCGCCTCGATATGGGCGCGCAGCAGATCGTCGGCTTGCGCGCCGATCCGAAGATCGACCTTGCCGACGATCCCCGCCGCGATCGCGCATGGCGTTGGATGCTGCGCTGCGACCTGTTGCGCCATGCGGTAAACATAAGCGGTTTCGCCCAGCGATCGGCGTTCGGCCGTTCCGTCGGGCAGATACATAAGTCCGCATTCCACGAACACCGACTGGACCACCCGATGGCCGCTTGTGGCGATGTCCGACAGGAAATCGGCCACAACATAGCGTTCCCGGCCGGGTTGCGGATCGCGATAGTCGCGGATGTGGTGATGCGGGTCGATGATGATCCTGTCAGGATCGATCGCGAC from Sphingobium sp. HWE2-09 includes:
- the cobW gene encoding cobalamin biosynthesis protein CobW, with translation MSDLSKVPVTIITGFLGAGKTTLISHLIRHAGGRRLAIVVNEFGTLGVDGDILQSCAIPDCPAENIVELANGCICCTVADDFIPTVETLLALDPRPDHILIETSGLALPKPLLKAFDWPAIRSRITVDGVLALADAEAVAAGRFAPDLAAIDAQRAADPGIDHETPLSEVFEDQLACADMVLLTKGDLAGPEGVAAARALIAAEAPRPVPVIELIDGVIDPRLILGLDAAAEDDIAARPSHHDGEDDHEHDDFDSLTIDLGEIADPADLVARIETLARDHRILRVKGYAAVAGKPMRLLVQAVGARVRHHYDRPWRPGEAGGTTLVVIAERADIDPDAIRAVLLG
- a CDS encoding HoxN/HupN/NixA family nickel/cobalt transporter translates to MTETISVRRPLKRRITWLLGALVAANVAAWTWALTLFHDQPLMLGTALLAWGLGLRHAVDADHIAAIDNVTRKLMQDGQRPITVGFWFAIGHSGIITIAAIAIALTASALSQFDAFKQVGGVVATGISALFLFTIAAMNLIILQSVWKTFAHVRAGGTYVEEDLDLLLGNRGLLARLFRPVFRLISRSWHMAPLGFLFGLGFDTATEVAILGLSASQAADGLSIGTVLVFPALFAAGMALIDTVDGVVMLGAYEWAFVKPIRKLYYNITITLISALVAIGIGGIEAMALIGDKLGFTGAPWRIAADLGENFNSLGFAIIGLFIACWIVSFAIYRWKRFDEIEVRVSA
- a CDS encoding amidohydrolase family protein codes for the protein MRLDRRALLAGLAMSAMAGRASAAGAAQEVAIDPDRIIIDPHHHIRDYRDPQPGRERYVVADFLSDIATSGHRVVQSVFVECGLMYLPDGTAERRSLGETAYVYRMAQQVAAQHPTPCAIAAGIVGKVDLRIGAQADDLLRAHIEAGGGRLKGIRNSIAWDAYAPLAAMGLNKDLLSDPAFLEGFKALEPLGLSFDIWLFHPQIPALTALARRFPGTRIILNHCGNPLGIGPYAGQQAQVRADWDKAMTALATCPNVFMKLGGLGPFGPKPSDSPNGHGSLALAAQWRPFVERCIELFGAERCMFESNWPANAGVATYGVTWNAFKRIVQGASASEKDRLFRRTAQTAYRL